Proteins encoded together in one Planctopirus ephydatiae window:
- a CDS encoding coiled-coil domain-containing protein — MSVSDSTSSQEGAFPAGSQRVGTRAVDGQLTPRFDGPHFSMRGSRHASASSTDSLATRQHHETKQPDATPFPESPQRPDSQLLWQAGQLVETLQQQIADIARREELVASQIQQFEEDQRHFRLLMASQQASLHERELELREREREVAIRWGSFEAQIGQLEKRRRELEAAAGEVERQRSQLRQQMQAELEARRKELAQGEEKLARGQQQLNQLIEIHELQLAERAEKLEKDFRKEREDLWKKLADEWEEQRIKFERQQAEWCNERDAERERLDRQKEIYDRALGEIDNELSAARQAQLQEFAALREEQTARLREEQLAWEQKLALDEQNYHRERALLDNRLKFQQDHLEKVKQELEAAQNQFRETRQRERQRLEDDTMQLERRSRQLAAYREALDEKAGSLARERELLAQQRGSIENSVHKDRQSFLMEKQAWEQERSLQQAEVRRQQELLTVHAESLETRRVRLEALRAELEVTHRSTLELRLALEETWMQLSESLGEQRTKERVERSRLSIAQHYEMLQNSLEEQRMEMRAAFERFEQQRLEFQQERQQLMRWITERDESIRLRESELATKAIAQAEADAIRENERQRWLQEKLSSELKIRQLVEQLNQLPTQRPMFDL; from the coding sequence ATGTCTGTTTCTGATTCAACGTCTTCCCAGGAAGGTGCCTTCCCTGCGGGCTCGCAGCGAGTGGGGACACGCGCTGTGGATGGTCAATTGACCCCACGTTTTGACGGCCCGCACTTTTCGATGCGGGGCTCACGCCATGCCAGTGCATCTTCAACGGATAGTCTGGCCACGCGTCAACACCACGAAACAAAACAACCCGATGCCACGCCATTTCCGGAGTCTCCTCAGAGACCGGATTCACAGCTTTTGTGGCAGGCCGGGCAGCTTGTCGAAACGTTGCAGCAGCAGATCGCTGATATCGCCCGCCGCGAAGAACTGGTGGCCTCGCAGATCCAGCAATTCGAAGAAGATCAGCGGCACTTCCGATTACTCATGGCCAGTCAGCAGGCGAGCCTGCATGAACGCGAACTCGAACTGCGCGAGCGGGAACGAGAAGTGGCAATTCGCTGGGGAAGTTTTGAAGCACAGATCGGCCAGCTCGAGAAGCGACGCCGGGAACTGGAAGCTGCTGCCGGAGAGGTCGAACGTCAGCGCTCGCAATTGCGGCAACAGATGCAGGCCGAGTTAGAAGCCCGGCGTAAAGAACTGGCTCAAGGGGAAGAAAAACTCGCGCGTGGTCAGCAGCAACTCAACCAGTTGATCGAGATTCACGAGCTGCAACTGGCTGAGCGCGCCGAAAAGCTCGAAAAAGACTTCCGCAAGGAGCGGGAAGATCTCTGGAAAAAGCTCGCCGATGAATGGGAAGAGCAGCGGATCAAATTCGAACGGCAGCAGGCCGAATGGTGTAACGAACGGGATGCCGAACGCGAGCGGCTCGACCGGCAGAAAGAGATCTATGATCGCGCATTAGGCGAGATTGATAACGAACTGAGTGCTGCCCGCCAGGCTCAGTTGCAGGAATTTGCCGCCTTGCGGGAAGAGCAAACGGCCCGACTGCGTGAAGAACAGCTCGCTTGGGAGCAAAAGCTCGCGCTGGATGAACAGAACTATCATCGCGAGCGGGCACTGCTCGATAATCGATTGAAGTTTCAGCAGGATCATCTCGAAAAGGTCAAACAGGAGCTGGAAGCTGCACAAAATCAGTTCCGCGAGACGCGTCAGCGTGAACGTCAGCGGCTCGAAGACGACACGATGCAGCTCGAACGGCGTTCGAGGCAACTCGCGGCTTATCGGGAAGCACTCGACGAAAAAGCCGGTTCGCTGGCTCGAGAACGCGAACTGCTGGCACAGCAGCGGGGTTCGATTGAAAACAGCGTCCATAAAGACCGCCAGAGCTTCTTAATGGAGAAGCAGGCGTGGGAACAAGAGCGTTCACTCCAGCAGGCCGAAGTTCGCCGTCAGCAGGAGTTGCTCACTGTACATGCAGAAAGTCTCGAAACACGCCGGGTGCGTTTGGAGGCGTTAAGGGCTGAGCTGGAAGTGACTCATCGCTCGACACTCGAATTGCGCCTGGCTCTGGAAGAGACCTGGATGCAGCTTTCGGAAAGCCTGGGCGAACAGCGCACGAAAGAACGCGTTGAACGTTCCCGATTGTCGATTGCTCAGCACTACGAGATGCTGCAGAACTCTCTTGAAGAACAGCGTATGGAAATGCGGGCAGCCTTCGAGCGATTTGAACAGCAAAGACTCGAATTCCAGCAGGAGCGGCAACAGCTCATGCGCTGGATTACTGAACGCGATGAATCGATTCGTCTGAGAGAAAGTGAACTCGCTACGAAAGCGATTGCACAGGCCGAGGCCGACGCCATTCGCGAAAACGAGCGGCAGCGCTGGCTGCAGGAAAAACTTTCGAGTGAACTTAAGATCCGCCAGCTCGTCGAGCAGCTCAACCAGCTACCCACTCAACGACCGATGTTCGATCTGTAA
- a CDS encoding Nramp family divalent metal transporter yields MLAGISCGLLDQYELFDVQRVAMSEELASYDPYALPPEDVKEPPRSLGAALLKIGPGIILAGTIVGSGELILTTSLGAKNGFVFLWLILFSCVIKVFVQVELGRYAISSGKPTLGALNELPGRIFPTHWLVWWWFGMMLCTVMQLGGMTGGVGQVLQLAFPGFSEQMTAGIVQLVPATKGLFAARPELVWAIVTCLAAMLLIYHGGYRRIEWLTTIIVVSVTTITMLAVAALAWTDYSISWNQLASGFQFQTPPAGMMTAFAVFGITGVGATELFYYPYWCLEKGYARFVGRYDGSPEWEARAKGWIKVMQLDAWVSMVVFTISTVAFYLLGAAVLHPQGLHPEGSQLINTLANMYAGPFGPWTRILFLVGAGAVLFKTLYLACAANSRLAADFVILAGAAPAGVAKVRLKIIQRFCLFFPVLALVFYFVLHDPKLLVQLGGIAQAITLPMIAAATIYFRYQKIHPALQPSRFTDGLLWVATIAIFFVASMMIPQQFRELSRLVVNLF; encoded by the coding sequence ATGCTTGCCGGGATTTCCTGTGGACTTCTCGATCAATACGAACTCTTTGATGTTCAGCGAGTGGCTATGTCTGAAGAACTTGCGTCTTACGATCCTTATGCACTGCCGCCGGAAGATGTAAAGGAACCGCCCAGGTCACTCGGGGCAGCACTCCTTAAGATTGGCCCGGGGATCATTCTCGCTGGAACAATCGTCGGCTCTGGCGAGTTGATTCTCACCACATCTCTCGGCGCAAAAAACGGCTTTGTCTTCTTGTGGTTGATCCTCTTCAGCTGTGTGATCAAGGTCTTCGTACAGGTGGAGTTGGGCCGATATGCCATCTCGTCGGGAAAGCCGACACTGGGGGCGCTCAACGAATTGCCGGGGCGCATCTTTCCGACGCATTGGCTCGTCTGGTGGTGGTTCGGAATGATGCTCTGCACCGTCATGCAGTTAGGAGGCATGACGGGCGGTGTCGGGCAGGTTTTACAACTGGCGTTCCCGGGATTTTCTGAACAGATGACAGCAGGCATTGTGCAGCTCGTGCCTGCGACAAAAGGCCTGTTTGCAGCTCGTCCTGAACTTGTCTGGGCGATTGTCACCTGCCTGGCAGCCATGCTGCTGATTTACCATGGGGGCTATCGTCGGATTGAATGGCTCACCACGATCATTGTGGTGAGTGTGACGACGATCACTATGCTGGCTGTCGCCGCTCTGGCGTGGACCGACTACTCGATCTCCTGGAATCAGCTGGCGAGCGGCTTTCAGTTCCAAACACCCCCGGCGGGCATGATGACTGCCTTTGCGGTCTTTGGCATTACCGGGGTGGGTGCGACCGAGCTGTTTTATTATCCCTACTGGTGCCTGGAGAAAGGCTATGCCCGCTTTGTGGGCCGGTATGATGGCTCGCCGGAATGGGAGGCCCGGGCGAAAGGCTGGATCAAAGTCATGCAGCTCGATGCGTGGGTCAGTATGGTCGTCTTCACCATTTCGACTGTGGCGTTTTATCTCTTAGGAGCTGCCGTGCTGCATCCTCAGGGTTTGCATCCCGAAGGGAGCCAGCTCATCAATACGCTGGCCAATATGTATGCCGGGCCCTTCGGCCCATGGACGAGGATTCTGTTTCTCGTGGGAGCAGGTGCCGTCCTCTTCAAAACGCTTTACCTGGCCTGCGCAGCCAATAGTCGGCTGGCGGCTGACTTTGTGATCCTGGCAGGTGCAGCTCCAGCAGGAGTCGCAAAAGTGCGGCTCAAGATCATTCAGCGGTTCTGTCTCTTCTTTCCCGTGCTGGCGCTGGTCTTCTACTTCGTGCTGCATGATCCGAAGCTGCTGGTGCAACTGGGCGGGATCGCTCAGGCGATCACACTGCCGATGATTGCTGCCGCGACGATTTACTTCCGCTACCAGAAAATCCACCCCGCACTTCAGCCCAGCCGGTTCACAGATGGACTGCTCTGGGTGGCGACGATTGCCATTTTTTTCGTGGCCTCGATGATGATTCCCCAGCAATTTCGCGAGCTCTCCAGGCTGGTCGTCAACCTGTTCTGA
- a CDS encoding 3-keto-disaccharide hydrolase codes for MTIRQTITWILTICVLAVMHGSEPLVAQQAVKPGLIGRWDVTVKSADGATFPSWLEFEKSGRKAIVGRYVGQFGSARPISEVVVEGNNFQFVVPPQWEGGSQNIQIKGSLQGNLLQGELTGSQGEVLTWNAERAPALDHAPPTAWGTTINLIPKEGLTGWKPQFPKANNGWQVIDGILTNAKPGNNLLTEQTFEDFQLLAEFRYPKGSNSGIYLRGRYEVQIEDHSGKAIDSHNIGGVYGFLTPSDNAALGPDQWQKLEVTLVGRRVTVVLNGTRVIDRQLIPGITGGALDSHESEPGPLMLQGDHGPVEFRKLLITPAAR; via the coding sequence ATGACAATTCGACAGACGATCACCTGGATTCTGACCATCTGCGTCCTAGCAGTGATGCATGGCAGCGAACCTCTTGTCGCTCAGCAGGCTGTCAAACCCGGGCTCATTGGTCGCTGGGATGTGACTGTGAAATCTGCCGATGGTGCCACGTTCCCTTCGTGGCTGGAATTCGAGAAATCGGGACGTAAAGCCATTGTGGGTCGATATGTCGGGCAGTTTGGCTCGGCTCGTCCCATTTCAGAAGTTGTCGTCGAGGGCAACAACTTTCAGTTCGTGGTTCCTCCTCAGTGGGAAGGGGGTTCGCAGAACATTCAGATCAAAGGCTCGCTGCAAGGAAATCTCCTGCAGGGCGAACTCACAGGGAGCCAGGGCGAAGTCCTGACCTGGAATGCCGAGAGAGCACCGGCCCTCGATCATGCTCCTCCAACCGCCTGGGGCACAACGATCAATCTCATTCCCAAAGAAGGTCTAACAGGCTGGAAACCACAGTTTCCCAAGGCCAACAATGGGTGGCAAGTCATTGACGGCATCCTCACCAATGCCAAGCCGGGGAATAACCTGCTGACCGAACAGACGTTTGAAGATTTCCAGCTACTGGCCGAATTTCGTTACCCCAAAGGCAGCAATAGCGGCATCTACCTGCGCGGCCGCTACGAAGTGCAGATCGAAGACCATTCGGGAAAGGCCATCGACAGCCATAACATTGGCGGTGTTTATGGCTTTCTCACACCTTCCGACAATGCAGCCCTGGGGCCTGACCAGTGGCAAAAACTGGAGGTCACACTGGTGGGCCGCCGGGTGACTGTGGTGTTGAATGGCACACGGGTCATCGATCGCCAGCTGATCCCGGGAATTACCGGTGGAGCACTCGACAGCCACGAAAGCGAACCGGGCCCGCTGATGCTCCAGGGAGATCATGGCCCGGTCGAGTTTCGTAAGCTGCTGATCACGCCTGCTGCCAGATAA